One segment of Micromonospora parathelypteridis DNA contains the following:
- a CDS encoding GNAT family N-acetyltransferase, giving the protein MTGTSLPTPTLHTVRLRLRPFDDGDANDLFALHSSAYVLRYWDSPPWSDRVRAERFIAACRQMAEAGTGARLAVDRVDDGTFIGWCGLSRWNPDYRSASLGYCFADAAWGHGYATEAARALLRWAFDTLDLNRVQAEADTRNVASARVLEKLGFVREGTLREDCVVNGEVSDSWVYGLIRREWRPSAKLGAAPSVVTSR; this is encoded by the coding sequence ATGACGGGCACGTCGCTGCCAACCCCCACGCTGCACACCGTTCGCCTGCGACTGCGTCCCTTCGACGACGGGGATGCGAACGACCTCTTCGCGTTGCACAGCAGCGCCTACGTGCTGCGCTACTGGGACTCGCCGCCATGGAGCGATCGCGTCCGCGCCGAGCGGTTCATCGCGGCTTGCCGGCAGATGGCAGAGGCGGGCACCGGGGCGCGACTGGCCGTGGATCGCGTCGACGACGGGACGTTCATCGGCTGGTGCGGTCTGAGCCGGTGGAACCCCGACTACCGCAGCGCGTCGCTGGGCTACTGCTTCGCCGATGCGGCGTGGGGCCACGGCTACGCGACGGAGGCCGCGCGCGCCTTGCTGCGGTGGGCATTCGACACGCTGGACCTGAATCGAGTCCAGGCCGAGGCCGACACGCGCAACGTGGCGTCTGCCCGGGTGCTGGAGAAGCTCGGGTTCGTGCGGGAGGGGACGTTGCGGGAGGACTGCGTCGTGAACGGCGAGGTCTCCGACTCTTGGGTCTACGGGCTGATCAGGCGGGAGTGGCGGCCGTCGGCCAAGCTAGGTGCCGCCCCGTCGGTGGTCACCTCGCGATGA